In the Desulfomicrobium apsheronum genome, one interval contains:
- a CDS encoding polysaccharide biosynthesis/export family protein produces the protein MSHLIKSISSCVLLATLCACVGGLTPSYAPQHTELEIVKEIREKQKGDSSLDPDIQVNLESSSHISVQDYLKSFGQTSAGNREYTVGGNDVLSIMVYEEKDLSRDSVTVATDGSITFPLLGRVQVGGMTPAQIEERIAYALTSQGYLVSPHVSVSVKEFRSKNVVVLGAVKNPGRYNLQSQETLLDILSRAGGVDFSSGGSRTTIMRNEPVNNSQTQRLAITLNIKRLFSGEDQFGNLLLQNEDVIFIPMAEKVYIMGEVMKPGEYVIEDRDATVIESIGMAGGFTRIAAPNRTTIIRMENGRERILTVPVDDITQKGLRSSDITLRDKDIVIVPESYF, from the coding sequence ATGAGCCATCTGATAAAAAGCATATCCAGTTGCGTCCTTTTGGCGACGCTTTGCGCCTGCGTCGGGGGACTAACCCCCTCATACGCCCCGCAACATACCGAACTCGAAATCGTCAAGGAAATCAGGGAAAAACAGAAAGGCGACTCCTCTCTAGACCCGGACATTCAGGTAAATCTGGAATCCTCATCCCACATTTCCGTACAAGATTATCTCAAGAGCTTCGGGCAGACGTCTGCCGGCAACCGGGAATACACCGTCGGCGGAAACGATGTGCTGAGCATCATGGTCTACGAGGAGAAGGATCTCTCCCGCGATTCCGTGACCGTGGCCACGGACGGCAGCATCACGTTCCCCTTGCTTGGCCGGGTCCAAGTAGGAGGAATGACCCCGGCCCAAATTGAGGAGCGCATCGCTTACGCCCTCACGTCACAAGGCTACCTCGTCAGCCCCCACGTCTCCGTGAGCGTCAAGGAATTCAGGAGCAAGAATGTTGTCGTGCTCGGAGCCGTCAAAAATCCGGGCCGGTATAATCTTCAGTCCCAGGAAACGCTCCTCGACATCCTGTCAAGGGCCGGAGGAGTCGATTTCTCAAGTGGCGGGAGCAGGACCACAATCATGCGTAACGAGCCTGTAAATAATAGTCAGACGCAACGTCTGGCCATCACCCTGAACATCAAGCGTCTCTTCAGTGGCGAAGACCAGTTCGGCAATCTGCTGTTGCAAAACGAGGACGTGATCTTCATTCCCATGGCCGAAAAGGTCTACATCATGGGCGAGGTCATGAAACCGGGCGAATACGTCATCGAGGACCGCGACGCCACGGTCATTGAATCCATCGGCATGGCTGGAGGCTTCACTCGCATCGCCGCCCCCAACCGCACGACCATCATCCGCATGGAAAACGGCCGGGAGCGCATCCTCACCGTCCCGGTGGACGACATCACGCAAAAAGGGCTGAGAAGTAGTGACATCACCCTGCGCGACAAGGACATCGTCATCGTCCCCGAAAGCTATTTCTAA
- a CDS encoding O-antigen ligase family protein: protein MVCTLSPFVLMKTYRPGPQPMRLHLPPLCMHAALFAVLAVLQTVMLPTGVVEIFSPLRPAFFVPPLSAPDAMPLSLAPHSGRVDMLKWAPMAMAYLLGVYAIRTGRQAGAVFWTVLGLGLFQAAYGILQSFGGTEQVWNWAKTGQHGFVTGTYISRNELAFFLELATLMALGAAMGEQARSPRPSGWRGLLSEAFWRPILPGFMGVILAVTLLLTGSRGGILSCGIGLLCMALLFASKRTMRPACWKILGAALVIAVYGLGVGLEKTAERFGHDGDLTHRLDIAASVVPMIADFPLTGVGMGAFNTAYGPYALPQYGGDLDVVHAHNDWIEVAAEAGLPGLALCVSGFVLFMTRCVVAWKKRNDPLVLGTCAGLMSGLAALALHSFFDFGMRVPANALAVGILCALLWNLLHMRSYNRGRRVFLPDREITNQLRHVLAIGAVAALTTAALFVGMARTHLAAENLCPTERTIFPEPLPPLDDIRHALRLQPDNPALVAAVAAKSMELFLQAKVLPAPSILLAEEYFRAALHKDPANGLTWRQYAQTLSLGLEYSLGGGAWELKAVQAYERALSLRPHDPRTALAAAQHHLWGYAMDLGGSRERGMQLLSKTLQLNSWRWKQVLDLALEHVNDRDALLAILPYEDRVRAMEYLDKKLQRG, encoded by the coding sequence ATGGTCTGCACACTCTCGCCTTTCGTGCTCATGAAGACCTACCGCCCTGGCCCGCAGCCCATGCGGCTGCATCTACCGCCCTTATGCATGCATGCTGCACTTTTTGCGGTCCTGGCAGTGCTGCAGACCGTAATGTTGCCTACAGGTGTGGTAGAGATTTTCAGCCCCTTGCGACCAGCCTTCTTCGTCCCCCCACTCTCAGCCCCCGACGCCATGCCTTTGTCCCTGGCCCCCCACTCCGGCCGGGTCGATATGCTCAAATGGGCACCCATGGCTATGGCGTATCTGCTTGGGGTCTACGCAATCCGGACAGGTCGTCAGGCCGGTGCGGTCTTCTGGACCGTACTCGGACTTGGCCTCTTTCAGGCCGCCTACGGAATACTGCAGAGCTTCGGAGGTACGGAACAGGTCTGGAACTGGGCCAAGACCGGACAGCACGGCTTCGTGACCGGGACATACATCAGCCGTAATGAACTGGCTTTCTTTCTCGAACTGGCCACCCTTATGGCACTGGGCGCCGCCATGGGCGAGCAGGCCAGGTCGCCAAGGCCGAGCGGCTGGCGAGGTCTTTTGAGCGAAGCGTTCTGGAGACCGATCCTGCCCGGATTCATGGGAGTCATCCTGGCAGTGACCTTGCTGCTGACGGGTTCACGGGGCGGTATTCTCAGTTGCGGGATCGGACTCTTGTGCATGGCCCTGCTCTTTGCGTCGAAACGCACCATGCGACCCGCCTGCTGGAAAATCCTGGGGGCGGCCCTTGTCATCGCCGTATACGGTCTGGGTGTCGGCCTGGAAAAAACTGCCGAACGCTTCGGCCATGACGGGGACCTGACACACCGCCTGGACATTGCTGCATCCGTTGTGCCCATGATCGCAGACTTTCCATTGACGGGCGTGGGGATGGGTGCATTCAACACCGCTTACGGCCCCTACGCACTGCCTCAATACGGTGGCGACCTGGACGTCGTACATGCTCACAACGACTGGATCGAAGTCGCCGCCGAGGCGGGGTTGCCCGGTCTCGCCCTGTGCGTCAGCGGCTTCGTGCTTTTCATGACCCGATGCGTCGTGGCCTGGAAAAAGCGCAACGATCCACTCGTATTGGGGACCTGCGCCGGGCTTATGAGCGGCCTGGCCGCCCTCGCCTTGCACAGCTTCTTCGACTTCGGCATGCGCGTCCCTGCCAACGCACTGGCCGTGGGCATTCTTTGCGCACTGCTCTGGAACCTCCTGCACATGCGCTCGTACAACCGGGGGAGGCGTGTTTTTCTACCTGACAGAGAGATCACGAATCAGCTGCGCCATGTGTTGGCCATCGGCGCTGTTGCGGCCCTGACCACGGCGGCCCTGTTCGTCGGAATGGCTCGGACGCATCTTGCGGCAGAGAACCTTTGCCCTACGGAACGCACGATTTTTCCCGAACCCCTGCCTCCACTTGATGACATCCGACACGCCTTGCGACTTCAGCCCGACAACCCGGCCCTGGTAGCGGCCGTAGCCGCCAAATCCATGGAGCTTTTCCTTCAGGCAAAGGTCCTGCCAGCTCCCAGCATCCTTCTTGCCGAAGAATATTTCAGGGCGGCACTGCATAAGGATCCTGCTAACGGCCTCACGTGGCGCCAGTACGCCCAAACCTTAAGCCTCGGCCTAGAGTATTCTCTTGGAGGCGGTGCCTGGGAACTTAAAGCCGTCCAGGCCTACGAACGCGCCCTGAGCCTGCGGCCCCATGATCCCAGAACGGCTTTGGCGGCGGCGCAGCATCATCTCTGGGGTTACGCAATGGATCTAGGCGGTTCCAGAGAGCGAGGCATGCAGCTTTTGTCGAAGACGCTCCAGCTCAACTCGTGGAGGTGGAAACAAGTCCTTGATCTAGCCCTGGAGCATGTCAACGACCGGGACGCTCTCTTAGCCATCCTGCCTTATGAAGACCGGGTACGTGCCATGGAGTATCTGGACAAAAAACTCCAGAGAGGTTGA
- the glmS gene encoding glutamine--fructose-6-phosphate transaminase (isomerizing), with translation MCGIIGYTGNNPAIPAIVEGLRRLEYRGYDSAGVAFEKTQGLQVIRAEGKLGALDQKIAGLDTASSFCGIGHTRWATHGLPVERNAHPHMDGEGRFALVHNGIIENYAELKAELIAEGHVFLSETDTEVLVHVIAKGVSLSGDIRKGISWALSQVDGAYAFALLSRDHPKKIWASRKASPLLMGVGSEENFLASDIPAFLPYTREVVFLDNGDLVEMDASSWQVFDSITLKPKAKEVRHISWDVQAAQKDGYKHFMLKEIFEQPKVIRDCLAGRIQKGRVVLTELDALDIPGRLTIVACGTSYHAGLWAKYLLESWARIPVQVEIASEFRYRDSVFLPDDLILTISQSGETADTLAAVRIAHEAGVPILGLCNVVGSSIARESDQVVYTQAGPEISVASTKAMCSQMVLLLLMTLSWGARKGTLPEEVKERCLEELAEMPTTLERDLPVIRGKARSLCQEYSDAKSFFFLGRGQNFPLALEGALKLKEISYIHAEGYASGEMKHGPIALIDPQFPTFAMALGDELLQKVASNLQEVQARGGRIIALVNPGAAPAVDESWVLPDVWGPLKSFLVLPAVQLFAYEMAVYLGKDVDQPRNLAKSVTVE, from the coding sequence ATGTGCGGAATCATCGGATACACAGGGAACAATCCAGCCATACCGGCCATCGTCGAAGGCCTGAGGCGCCTTGAGTATCGGGGCTACGACTCGGCTGGAGTAGCTTTCGAGAAGACGCAAGGGCTACAGGTCATACGCGCAGAGGGTAAGCTCGGCGCACTGGATCAGAAAATCGCGGGCCTGGACACGGCCTCCTCGTTCTGTGGCATAGGCCACACCCGCTGGGCCACCCACGGCCTGCCCGTAGAGCGCAACGCCCACCCCCACATGGATGGAGAGGGCCGCTTCGCACTGGTTCACAACGGCATCATAGAAAACTACGCGGAACTTAAAGCGGAGCTCATCGCCGAAGGGCACGTCTTTCTGTCCGAAACGGACACCGAGGTGCTGGTGCACGTCATCGCCAAAGGCGTGAGCCTGAGCGGCGATATTCGCAAGGGTATCTCCTGGGCTCTGTCACAGGTTGACGGGGCTTATGCATTTGCACTGCTTTCACGTGACCATCCCAAGAAAATCTGGGCCAGCCGCAAGGCCAGCCCCTTGCTCATGGGCGTCGGCTCTGAAGAGAATTTCCTGGCTTCCGACATCCCGGCCTTCCTGCCCTACACGCGCGAAGTGGTTTTTCTCGACAACGGAGACCTGGTGGAGATGGACGCCTCTTCCTGGCAAGTCTTCGACTCCATAACGCTAAAACCAAAAGCCAAGGAGGTCAGGCACATCTCCTGGGACGTGCAGGCCGCCCAAAAAGACGGATACAAGCATTTCATGCTCAAGGAAATCTTCGAGCAGCCAAAAGTCATTCGCGACTGTCTGGCAGGCCGCATCCAGAAGGGGCGGGTGGTGCTTACCGAACTCGACGCGCTGGACATCCCGGGGCGCTTGACCATCGTGGCCTGCGGCACGTCGTACCACGCCGGTCTATGGGCAAAGTACCTGCTCGAATCCTGGGCGCGGATCCCCGTGCAAGTCGAGATCGCTTCGGAGTTCCGCTACCGCGACAGCGTGTTCCTCCCCGACGACCTGATCCTGACCATCAGCCAGTCGGGCGAAACAGCCGATACCCTGGCCGCGGTCCGCATCGCCCATGAGGCCGGCGTGCCAATCCTCGGTTTGTGCAATGTGGTCGGTTCATCAATCGCCCGCGAATCGGACCAAGTCGTTTACACCCAGGCCGGGCCCGAAATCAGTGTGGCCTCCACCAAGGCCATGTGCAGCCAGATGGTCCTGCTACTGCTCATGACCCTGTCCTGGGGCGCTCGCAAAGGGACCCTGCCCGAAGAAGTTAAGGAACGCTGCCTGGAGGAATTGGCCGAGATGCCGACGACTCTGGAGCGTGACCTGCCTGTCATTCGCGGCAAGGCCCGCAGCTTGTGCCAGGAGTATTCGGACGCTAAGAGCTTCTTCTTTCTTGGGCGTGGTCAGAATTTTCCCTTGGCCCTGGAAGGGGCCCTCAAGCTTAAAGAAATATCTTACATCCATGCCGAAGGGTATGCCAGTGGCGAGATGAAGCACGGTCCAATCGCCCTCATCGACCCACAATTCCCAACTTTTGCCATGGCGCTTGGCGATGAACTGCTGCAAAAGGTGGCTTCGAACCTGCAAGAAGTGCAGGCCAGAGGCGGACGTATCATTGCCTTGGTCAATCCCGGCGCCGCGCCCGCCGTAGATGAGTCCTGGGTTCTTCCCGATGTATGGGGACCGCTGAAGAGTTTTCTGGTGCTTCCTGCGGTACAGCTTTTCGCCTATGAAATGGCCGTCTACCTGGGCAAAGACGTAGATCAACCAAGGAATCTGGCCAAAAGTGTGACCGTGGAATAG
- a CDS encoding diguanylate cyclase, which produces MQNNLNDFLLSEEDSLFFNAFEYAPIGMALVAPNGKWIKVNRSLCEMLGYLEKELLNKTFQDITHPDDLDEDLVYVNRMLAGVIDSYQMEKRYFHKEGNVISILLSVSLVANKDGSPRFFISQIQDITRRKQIESELLQISREDALTGVANRRYFFEHVSREMIRGKRFNEPQTLALLDVDHFKSINDTHGHETGDIVLKEMARECKKILREVDIFGRIGGEEFGILFLNADEKISRNLAERLRRHIEKIKITNKNNKICFTVSIGMVSFRCGTKSIDERLNIADQALYKAKESGRNCIEIISENSNCLSEDSYSLQSQLVRLIWKDEYESGNLLIDSQHRHLFTCANELLNAIITGQSDKNVIHSAKKLLNHTVQHFIDEERILCETKFPDFQNHCNIHRELEKKMSKTIAHFKKEKVHVGELFSFLVTDIILEHMVLEDQKFFSYLD; this is translated from the coding sequence ATGCAAAATAATTTAAATGATTTCTTACTATCAGAAGAAGATAGTCTCTTTTTCAATGCTTTTGAATACGCACCTATAGGCATGGCTCTTGTTGCACCAAATGGAAAATGGATCAAAGTTAACAGATCGTTATGCGAAATGCTTGGTTATTTGGAAAAAGAACTTTTAAATAAAACCTTTCAAGATATCACCCATCCAGACGACCTTGATGAAGACTTAGTCTATGTCAACAGAATGCTTGCTGGAGTCATTGACAGCTACCAAATGGAAAAACGTTACTTTCACAAAGAAGGAAATGTTATTAGCATCCTTCTCAGCGTTTCTTTAGTGGCCAACAAGGATGGATCTCCACGTTTTTTCATTTCACAGATACAAGATATTACACGCAGAAAACAAATTGAATCAGAATTATTGCAAATATCACGCGAAGACGCACTCACAGGTGTCGCAAACAGACGTTATTTTTTTGAACATGTATCCAGAGAAATGATCAGAGGCAAGCGTTTCAACGAACCACAGACTCTGGCTCTTCTTGATGTAGATCATTTCAAAAGTATCAACGATACCCATGGACACGAAACAGGGGATATTGTTCTCAAAGAAATGGCAAGAGAGTGCAAAAAAATATTACGGGAAGTTGACATATTCGGAAGAATCGGAGGGGAAGAATTCGGAATACTGTTTCTAAATGCAGATGAAAAAATATCAAGAAATCTTGCCGAAAGGCTGCGCCGTCATATAGAAAAAATTAAAATTACAAACAAAAACAATAAAATATGTTTTACCGTGAGCATTGGAATGGTATCTTTCCGTTGTGGGACAAAGTCAATCGATGAAAGGCTAAATATCGCAGACCAAGCACTTTATAAAGCAAAAGAGTCTGGAAGAAATTGTATCGAAATTATTTCAGAGAACTCAAATTGCTTAAGCGAAGATTCATATTCACTACAATCTCAACTTGTTCGTTTGATTTGGAAAGATGAATATGAATCTGGAAATCTACTCATAGACAGTCAGCACAGACATCTTTTTACATGTGCGAATGAATTACTTAATGCAATAATCACAGGTCAAAGCGACAAAAATGTTATTCATTCCGCAAAAAAACTTTTAAATCACACAGTTCAACATTTTATTGATGAGGAAAGAATATTGTGTGAGACTAAATTTCCAGACTTTCAAAATCATTGCAATATTCATAGAGAACTTGAAAAAAAGATGAGCAAAACCATTGCGCATTTCAAAAAAGAAAAAGTTCATGTTGGCGAGTTATTTTCATTTCTCGTCACAGATATTATTCTGGAGCACATGGTGTTGGAAGATCAGAAATTCTTCTCCTATCTTGATTAA
- a CDS encoding outer membrane beta-barrel protein — translation MDSKGQFLIIIAILLLPLNAFAEGNIRIGRIQIHPGLGYELTHDSNIFKESERERADFIHTLRPGVLAKYQGDGDNFLMASYDLGAIRYAEYTDNDYIEHNGMISGLYRTPVGFYGRFDNIFSHTADPLGSSNSYRENDPKVRRWFNEGVLGLGYERNRLRVEANYGNHYERYLENEDSWQNRNDHQYGLLGYYRILPRTSLLAQYRLTDINYTNQNNGDNTRGIDGDTSQDALFHQFFIGLNFDPTGKVNGELKLGIGHKDYVNDKDWNDEEYEDVTTWLAETDLDWAMSAKTKFNVKFSRSLKDSTESYATRFTTTAFGLGVRHTFFEQFTAYASSGYSLDEYDNTSSTLDSRHDKTFTAATGIEYQFKNWIKDWLTIGLGYNFENRVSNFDDEEFKDHRTTLNFLAAF, via the coding sequence ATGGATTCCAAAGGACAATTTCTGATTATTATCGCAATACTCCTGCTGCCGCTGAACGCCTTCGCCGAGGGGAACATCCGCATCGGACGGATTCAGATCCACCCGGGTCTGGGCTATGAACTGACCCATGACTCCAACATCTTCAAGGAAAGCGAGCGAGAACGGGCAGATTTCATTCATACGCTGCGACCCGGGGTCCTCGCAAAGTATCAAGGCGATGGCGACAACTTCCTCATGGCCAGCTACGACCTCGGCGCGATCCGTTACGCCGAATACACGGATAACGATTATATCGAACACAACGGAATGATCTCTGGGCTATACCGAACTCCGGTGGGTTTCTACGGTCGCTTCGACAACATATTCTCCCATACGGCCGACCCCTTGGGCAGTAGCAACAGCTATCGCGAGAATGACCCCAAGGTCCGGCGTTGGTTCAACGAGGGCGTCCTAGGCTTGGGCTACGAACGCAACCGCCTGCGAGTCGAGGCCAACTATGGCAATCACTACGAGCGGTATCTCGAAAACGAGGATAGCTGGCAGAACCGCAACGACCATCAATATGGTCTGCTCGGGTACTACCGCATACTTCCTCGGACATCGCTTCTGGCACAATATCGTCTGACCGATATCAACTACACCAACCAGAACAACGGCGACAATACACGAGGCATCGACGGCGACACATCCCAGGACGCCCTGTTCCACCAGTTCTTCATCGGTCTCAATTTTGATCCGACGGGCAAGGTGAATGGGGAATTAAAGTTAGGCATCGGACACAAGGACTATGTCAACGACAAGGATTGGAACGATGAGGAATATGAAGATGTGACCACTTGGTTGGCCGAGACGGATTTGGATTGGGCCATGAGCGCCAAGACCAAGTTCAACGTGAAATTCTCGCGTTCCCTCAAGGACTCTACCGAATCCTATGCCACCCGCTTCACCACCACAGCCTTCGGCCTGGGAGTCCGCCACACGTTCTTCGAACAGTTCACTGCATACGCTAGCTCCGGTTATTCCCTGGATGAATACGACAATACTTCATCCACGCTGGACTCACGGCATGACAAAACGTTCACGGCTGCTACAGGCATCGAGTATCAGTTCAAGAACTGGATCAAAGACTGGCTGACAATTGGCCTAGGCTACAACTTCGAAAACCGCGTGTCGAACTTCGATGACGAAGAATTCAAGGATCACCGCACAACTCTGAATTTTCTCGCCGCTTTCTAA
- a CDS encoding GumC family protein, producing MTNNFDSIAEEVHLRDYIRILAKRKWLVITAFVLIVASTALFTFTMDPVYEATAKIVIEKENPNVVSIEEVFALDAADSDYSQTQFEILQSRTVARKVIERLDLGNTEEFNPAPKDDAISTVKQALREAIDSVKIAVRSILTPKDKLEQALAEESDSRLVDNFLSRLTIDPVRNSRVVNVRFKAKDPVLAARIADTVTQVFIELGLETKLMAVQDAVSWLSNRIQEERAKVEEAQMRFQKYKEENSIITNFSSGTEQVTQQKLAELNSKAIEAEAARVEAETRYNQTKGISSNSLDSVAEILASPVIQSIKASEMSVQNSLAEMSKKYGANHPQIIAIKAELNELSKRKSAEVQKIVQSLKNNFELALAKEKSLKEALRSQEQGALSLSKKSIQYGVLQREAESAKEVYDLLVKRFKETTLTENMKTVNVRVVDKAETPTQPIKPRKAMNMLLALVLGITAGTGLAFFAEYLDNTLKTPEDVARFLHMPYLGMIPSIIDIDNNSMAEVFVHNDPKSVASESVRGLRSNLLFSKADQMPQVVLLTSATPKEGKTLVAVNLGAAMAQAGCKTLLIGADMRRPRAHKILELENGAGLSNILSSVSSVDEVIKPTGIPNLDIITAGPVPPNPSELLGSKRMPELIASLRERYEHIIIDTPPATAVTDAAVLAQHADGVVLISKAFVTPKELVRSAIEALQKINAKIFGVVLNSVNMSKEGAYYYQYAYYYYYGEKGNKKRRG from the coding sequence ATGACCAACAACTTCGACTCCATCGCAGAGGAAGTTCACCTCCGCGACTACATACGTATTCTGGCAAAGCGCAAATGGCTTGTCATCACGGCCTTTGTGCTCATCGTGGCCAGCACGGCCCTCTTCACCTTCACCATGGACCCCGTCTACGAGGCCACGGCCAAGATCGTCATCGAAAAGGAAAACCCTAACGTCGTCTCCATCGAAGAGGTCTTCGCCCTCGACGCTGCGGATTCGGACTATTCACAGACCCAGTTCGAGATCCTGCAAAGCAGGACCGTTGCCCGCAAGGTCATCGAACGGCTTGACCTGGGCAACACTGAAGAATTCAATCCCGCCCCCAAGGACGATGCCATTTCAACCGTGAAGCAGGCTCTCCGCGAAGCCATAGACTCGGTCAAGATCGCTGTCAGAAGCATCCTGACCCCAAAGGACAAACTCGAACAGGCTCTGGCCGAGGAGTCCGATTCAAGATTGGTGGATAATTTCCTCTCTCGCCTGACCATAGATCCGGTGCGTAATTCGCGGGTGGTGAACGTCCGCTTCAAGGCCAAAGACCCTGTCCTCGCGGCGCGTATCGCCGACACTGTCACTCAGGTCTTCATCGAACTTGGCTTGGAGACCAAGCTGATGGCCGTACAAGACGCTGTCTCCTGGCTGTCCAACCGTATTCAGGAGGAAAGGGCTAAGGTCGAAGAGGCCCAGATGCGCTTTCAGAAGTATAAAGAAGAAAACTCCATCATTACCAACTTCAGTTCAGGCACCGAGCAAGTCACTCAACAGAAGCTGGCTGAACTCAACAGCAAGGCCATAGAAGCCGAGGCCGCCCGCGTCGAGGCCGAAACGCGTTACAACCAGACCAAGGGTATCTCCTCCAACAGCCTCGACTCCGTGGCCGAGATTCTGGCCAGTCCGGTCATCCAGTCCATCAAGGCTTCTGAGATGTCGGTGCAGAACAGCCTGGCGGAAATGTCCAAAAAGTATGGTGCCAACCATCCCCAAATTATTGCAATCAAGGCTGAGTTGAACGAGCTCAGCAAGCGCAAATCCGCTGAAGTACAAAAAATCGTCCAGTCCCTGAAAAACAACTTCGAACTGGCTCTGGCAAAGGAAAAATCCTTGAAAGAAGCCTTGCGCAGCCAGGAACAGGGAGCCCTTTCACTCTCTAAAAAATCGATTCAGTACGGAGTGCTGCAACGCGAAGCAGAGAGCGCAAAGGAGGTCTACGATCTGCTGGTCAAGCGTTTCAAAGAGACAACGCTGACCGAGAACATGAAGACCGTCAACGTGCGCGTTGTCGACAAGGCTGAGACGCCGACTCAACCGATCAAACCCAGGAAAGCCATGAACATGCTTCTGGCTCTGGTCCTCGGGATTACTGCCGGCACTGGTCTGGCTTTCTTTGCTGAGTATCTCGACAACACACTGAAAACACCCGAGGATGTAGCTCGCTTCCTGCATATGCCCTACCTAGGCATGATCCCCTCCATCATTGATATTGATAACAATTCGATGGCGGAGGTGTTCGTGCACAACGACCCAAAATCCGTAGCCAGTGAGTCCGTCCGCGGTCTGCGCAGCAACCTGCTCTTCTCCAAGGCCGACCAAATGCCTCAGGTCGTTTTGCTGACAAGCGCAACTCCCAAGGAGGGCAAGACTCTCGTAGCCGTCAATCTAGGTGCGGCGATGGCCCAAGCCGGCTGTAAAACCCTGCTCATCGGTGCAGACATGCGTCGACCCAGGGCACATAAGATCCTTGAACTTGAAAACGGAGCAGGGCTTTCCAACATCCTTTCCAGCGTCAGTAGTGTCGATGAGGTCATCAAACCGACGGGCATTCCGAACCTGGATATCATTACTGCAGGGCCCGTTCCACCCAACCCTTCGGAATTGCTTGGCTCCAAACGCATGCCGGAGCTCATTGCCTCGCTCCGCGAACGCTATGAACACATCATCATCGACACCCCGCCAGCCACTGCCGTAACCGACGCAGCCGTTCTGGCCCAGCACGCCGATGGCGTGGTGCTCATCTCCAAGGCCTTTGTAACGCCCAAGGAACTTGTCCGCTCCGCCATCGAGGCTCTCCAAAAAATAAACGCCAAAATATTCGGAGTAGTCCTCAACAGCGTCAACATGAGCAAAGAGGGGGCATACTATTACCAGTATGCGTATTATTACTACTACGGAGAAAAAGGGAATAAGAAACGGCGAGGATAA
- a CDS encoding tyrosine-protein phosphatase, producing the protein MIDLHCHILPKLDDGPDIVTESVDMCKQAIADGTTDIVATPHFFDGHHDVNLEVRDIYLKKINLFLHQSGLPLRLHAGAEVRLVPKLGKLLRNPHRLCINQSRYMLIELPSVIPQTLEQELYDLQLIGCVPILAHPERYEYIQRNPDFLLHLASSGVLGQITAQSLLGGFGEKCRRCAELLVHNRTAHFVASDAHSSSARPPLLAAARARIEHIAGHIEARAMFEERPRAVLRNRPVSIQSPLPSTPRTISDLVERLATLL; encoded by the coding sequence ATGATCGATTTGCATTGCCATATTCTTCCAAAACTCGACGACGGACCGGACATTGTCACCGAGAGTGTGGACATGTGCAAACAGGCCATTGCAGACGGGACAACCGACATCGTCGCTACACCGCATTTCTTCGACGGTCACCATGACGTGAATCTGGAAGTACGCGATATATACCTAAAAAAAATCAATTTATTTCTTCATCAAAGCGGGCTTCCACTCAGATTACACGCTGGAGCGGAAGTCCGCCTCGTTCCAAAACTTGGCAAACTTCTCCGAAATCCGCATAGACTGTGCATCAATCAATCACGCTATATGCTCATTGAATTGCCATCAGTGATTCCACAAACACTCGAACAGGAACTTTACGACCTTCAGTTGATTGGCTGCGTGCCGATACTCGCTCATCCCGAACGCTACGAATATATCCAGCGCAATCCGGACTTTCTCCTGCATCTCGCCTCTTCGGGAGTTCTTGGCCAAATAACGGCGCAGAGCCTGCTCGGGGGATTCGGTGAAAAATGCCGACGCTGCGCGGAACTGCTTGTACACAACCGGACGGCCCATTTCGTGGCCAGCGATGCGCATTCGTCTTCTGCACGCCCCCCGCTTCTGGCTGCGGCGCGGGCTCGTATCGAGCACATCGCCGGACACATTGAGGCTCGGGCGATGTTCGAGGAAAGACCAAGAGCGGTTCTGAGGAACCGGCCCGTCAGTATCCAATCCCCACTTCCAAGCACGCCACGAACCATATCAGATCTGGTCGAACGTCTGGCAACCTTGTTATGA